The following are encoded together in the Emcibacter sp. SYSU 3D8 genome:
- a CDS encoding nuclear transport factor 2 family protein, with the protein MTIEELLEIEEIKNLRHLYALYLDSGEIRRMVDLFLPDGVAEWPEHMGGYWSGHDQMFENWTKVYKDADLPFAHLHIATNPFIRITGPDSANGRYYALSLHTTEKEIGDAISVIGVHDDVYRKVDGKWFFEKTRYDFLWPVRRYQGFRTPI; encoded by the coding sequence ATGACCATCGAGGAACTGCTCGAGATCGAGGAAATCAAGAACCTGCGCCATCTCTACGCGCTGTACCTGGACAGCGGCGAGATCAGGCGGATGGTCGACCTGTTCCTGCCCGACGGCGTGGCCGAATGGCCCGAGCATATGGGCGGCTACTGGAGCGGCCACGATCAGATGTTCGAGAACTGGACCAAGGTCTACAAGGACGCCGACCTGCCCTTCGCGCATCTGCACATCGCCACCAACCCGTTCATCCGCATCACCGGACCGGACAGCGCCAACGGGCGGTATTACGCCCTGTCGCTGCACACGACCGAGAAAGAGATCGGCGATGCGATCAGCGTCATCGGCGTGCATGACGACGTATATCGCAAGGTCGACGGCAAATGGTTCTTCGAGAAGACCCGCTACGATTTCCTGTGGCCGGTGCGGCGCTATCAGGGCTTCCGGACTCCGATCTGA
- a CDS encoding TetR family transcriptional regulator encodes MTAARRKQSSPERILDAAERLFSRRGFYGASLRDIAKDAGVQMSLVNYHFGPKEDLFRQVVRRRADEHASAIAASLEALLERQERESVTVEDVIRALLTPIIDRYINGGEGWRDYIQLLSRASHQHHDANFIAPFVETYQPIMDQYTDEFLSLFPKADKPDVFWSIVFLEAALANILLQSTLAERVSQGAFTATDLDTVLERMVRFFGAGFREIARP; translated from the coding sequence ATGACAGCCGCAAGGCGCAAACAATCATCTCCGGAACGGATTCTCGACGCTGCCGAGCGGCTGTTTTCGCGCCGCGGTTTCTACGGGGCCTCGCTTCGCGACATCGCCAAGGACGCCGGCGTGCAAATGAGCCTGGTGAACTATCACTTCGGCCCGAAGGAAGACCTGTTCAGGCAGGTGGTGCGCCGCCGCGCCGACGAGCATGCCAGCGCCATCGCCGCCTCGCTTGAGGCGTTGCTGGAGAGACAGGAACGCGAGTCCGTCACCGTCGAGGATGTCATCCGCGCGCTGCTGACGCCGATCATCGACCGCTACATCAACGGCGGCGAGGGCTGGCGCGACTATATCCAGCTGCTGTCGCGGGCCTCGCACCAGCATCATGATGCCAATTTCATCGCGCCGTTCGTCGAGACCTACCAGCCGATCATGGACCAATACACCGACGAATTCCTGTCGCTGTTTCCCAAGGCCGACAAGCCCGACGTGTTCTGGTCGATCGTGTTCCTCGAGGCCGCGCTCGCCAACATCCTGCTGCAGAGCACCCTGGCCGAACGCGTTTCACAGGGCGCGTTCACCGCAACGGACCTGGACACCGTTCTGGAGCGCATGGTGCGGTTCTTCGGCGCCGGTTTCCGCGAGATCGCACGTCCCTGA
- a CDS encoding SDR family oxidoreductase, with protein sequence MGRLDGKVAIVIGAAGAGNMGQSIARRFRDEGADVVVTSRRGAELDAFAREIGGASTVCDLTKKADVFALAEFTKQRFGKVDIAVNSTGIAVGGPFEAFSEEDLDRLIALQFKGSFFFLQAMVGAMDKGGSIIQISSATAQRTGTVQGYEAYVGTKAGIDHVVRAVANFYGRQNIRVNTISAGHTDSPMQKVPLQDWRKAAYADATPLGRYGTCEDVAAAAVWLASDECFMTGEALQVNGGLTLRRNPLPEDIARYEREWGKSIPVR encoded by the coding sequence ATGGGACGGCTTGATGGCAAGGTGGCGATCGTCATCGGTGCGGCCGGCGCGGGCAATATGGGCCAGTCGATCGCCCGGCGCTTCCGCGACGAAGGCGCCGACGTGGTCGTCACCAGCCGACGCGGCGCCGAACTCGACGCCTTCGCCCGCGAGATCGGCGGCGCCTCGACGGTTTGCGACCTGACGAAGAAAGCCGACGTTTTCGCCCTGGCCGAGTTTACCAAGCAGAGATTCGGAAAGGTCGACATCGCCGTGAACTCCACGGGTATTGCCGTCGGCGGTCCGTTCGAGGCGTTCAGCGAGGAAGATCTCGACAGGCTCATTGCCCTGCAGTTCAAGGGGTCGTTCTTCTTCCTCCAGGCCATGGTCGGCGCCATGGACAAGGGCGGCTCTATCATCCAGATCAGCTCGGCCACCGCCCAGCGGACCGGCACCGTCCAGGGCTACGAAGCCTATGTGGGCACCAAGGCGGGCATTGATCATGTGGTCCGCGCCGTGGCCAACTTCTACGGGCGCCAGAATATCCGCGTGAACACCATTTCGGCAGGGCACACCGATTCGCCCATGCAGAAGGTGCCGCTGCAGGACTGGCGCAAGGCCGCTTATGCAGATGCCACGCCGCTGGGCCGTTACGGCACCTGCGAGGATGTGGCGGCCGCTGCCGTCTGGCTCGCCAGCGACGAATGTTTCATGACGGGTGAGGCGCTCCAGGTGAACGGCGGCCTGACCCTGCGCCGCAACCCGCTGCCCGAGGATATCGCGCGCTACGAGCGGGAATGGGGAAAATCTATTCCGGTGCGGTGA
- a CDS encoding TonB-dependent receptor, giving the protein MTRLINRTVARRIARRALQGVAALAIAGTPFAAQAAIEEVRVEARGQEESIRDIPVAITAVDAKTLQQYSMQSLSDVAAHTPSLEILRILSGTGTSISIRGVSSSAGSLGIEQSVSVIIDGVYFPQGRVINEGLFDSSQVAILKGPQALYFGKNATAGVVAITTNDPGNEFEAMARAGYEVRADQMDGEAMISVPVNDKWGFRIAAAGTKMWGGYFENTAGDTNYTTLDAANGFAATPHFNPAPADKKLPGEESWKTRLTLKATPTDNLTLRLKTSYADVLTNAPGLFELVSCPTLNGQPHRVSGAAPNQVPVPAGTGECNKDWKTGFNNEPPDIAATGGGPNPDSPGLDRFGNGQLGEMYKSFIISGDVDWDMDWADLKLVLNYHRQKNAWVGDNDGGADTSVFAQEFNTFSNYSAEARMATKFDGPVNAVFGFYYQKTHRYFEQSVHFAGAENSAAPAYERYTAYDKYSETDGETVSPYAEVKWSITDQWTLTGGARYIWETKDSYFIQPYVNPAFAGLFVEDRTLAVKQKFDDIIPEATVTWQPSPDLTIFAAYKQGYKSGGFDNGTIDSTLNTSPLDDITFDPESVEGFEAGIKTLLADGTVSIELDAFMYKYNDLQLNFFNAPIFAYQTLNGDMRTTGGELQVTWAPENVDGLTLNAALAYNDSHYTRFLAPCSGGQSIAEGCNVDLNLPLKKQDLAGAPRNLAPKWAGNMGFNYEMPFGNGFVWGLSGNMKFKSKYSLSEFIPDATQKGYVQFDAAIRFGTDDGRWTFAVIGKNLTNEYVLVGVRDAASTGGNTGTANAFRSDLTGYSLPPRTVKFELTYRY; this is encoded by the coding sequence ATGACTAGGCTTATCAACCGCACGGTGGCGCGGCGCATCGCCCGTCGTGCGTTACAGGGCGTTGCCGCCCTCGCAATAGCCGGCACGCCGTTCGCGGCGCAAGCAGCTATCGAGGAAGTTCGGGTCGAAGCGCGCGGCCAGGAAGAATCGATTCGCGACATCCCGGTGGCGATCACCGCTGTCGACGCGAAGACCCTCCAGCAGTATTCCATGCAGAGCCTGAGCGATGTGGCGGCCCACACGCCGTCGCTCGAAATCCTCCGCATCCTCAGCGGCACGGGCACCAGCATCAGCATCCGCGGCGTGTCCTCGAGCGCGGGTTCGCTTGGTATCGAGCAGTCAGTCTCGGTGATCATCGACGGTGTCTATTTTCCGCAGGGCCGGGTGATCAACGAGGGCCTGTTCGACAGCAGCCAGGTTGCCATCCTGAAGGGGCCCCAGGCCCTATACTTCGGCAAGAACGCCACCGCTGGCGTGGTGGCGATAACGACCAACGATCCGGGCAACGAATTCGAGGCAATGGCTCGCGCCGGCTACGAAGTACGGGCCGACCAGATGGACGGCGAGGCGATGATTTCCGTCCCGGTCAACGACAAGTGGGGCTTCCGTATCGCCGCCGCCGGCACCAAGATGTGGGGCGGCTACTTCGAGAACACCGCCGGTGACACGAACTACACCACCCTCGATGCGGCCAACGGCTTCGCGGCGACGCCGCACTTTAATCCGGCCCCGGCCGACAAGAAATTGCCGGGCGAGGAATCCTGGAAAACCCGCCTGACCCTCAAGGCGACGCCGACCGACAATCTGACGCTGCGCCTGAAGACCTCCTATGCCGACGTGCTGACCAACGCGCCCGGCTTGTTCGAGTTGGTCTCGTGCCCGACCCTGAACGGCCAGCCGCACCGCGTCAGTGGCGCTGCGCCTAATCAGGTGCCTGTGCCGGCTGGTACCGGCGAATGCAACAAGGACTGGAAAACCGGTTTCAACAACGAGCCGCCGGATATCGCCGCCACCGGTGGCGGCCCGAACCCTGACAGCCCCGGCCTGGACCGGTTCGGCAACGGCCAGCTCGGCGAGATGTACAAGTCGTTCATCATTTCCGGCGATGTCGACTGGGATATGGACTGGGCGGACCTGAAGCTGGTGCTGAACTATCATCGGCAGAAGAACGCCTGGGTGGGTGACAATGATGGCGGTGCCGACACGTCGGTTTTTGCCCAGGAATTCAACACCTTCAGCAACTACTCCGCTGAAGCGCGCATGGCGACCAAGTTCGATGGTCCGGTCAATGCGGTTTTCGGCTTCTACTATCAGAAGACTCACCGTTACTTCGAGCAGAGCGTGCATTTCGCCGGTGCCGAAAACTCGGCTGCGCCCGCATACGAACGCTATACGGCCTATGACAAGTACTCGGAGACCGATGGCGAGACGGTATCGCCCTATGCCGAAGTGAAGTGGTCCATCACCGACCAGTGGACCCTGACGGGTGGCGCACGCTACATCTGGGAAACCAAGGACTCCTACTTCATCCAGCCCTATGTGAACCCGGCGTTCGCGGGTCTGTTCGTCGAGGACCGCACCCTCGCCGTGAAGCAGAAGTTCGATGATATCATTCCGGAAGCCACGGTGACCTGGCAGCCCAGCCCAGACCTGACGATCTTCGCAGCTTACAAGCAGGGCTATAAATCGGGCGGTTTCGATAACGGCACCATCGACAGCACCCTGAATACCAGCCCGCTTGACGACATCACCTTCGACCCTGAGAGTGTTGAAGGCTTCGAGGCTGGTATCAAGACGCTGCTGGCGGATGGCACTGTCAGCATCGAGCTGGATGCCTTCATGTACAAGTACAACGATCTGCAGCTCAACTTCTTCAACGCCCCGATCTTCGCCTACCAGACGCTGAACGGCGATATGCGCACGACCGGCGGGGAACTGCAGGTCACCTGGGCACCGGAGAATGTCGATGGCCTGACACTCAACGCGGCTCTCGCCTACAACGATTCCCACTACACCCGTTTTCTGGCACCCTGCTCTGGTGGCCAGTCGATCGCCGAAGGCTGCAATGTCGACCTGAATCTTCCGCTCAAGAAGCAGGATCTGGCGGGTGCGCCCCGCAACCTGGCGCCGAAGTGGGCGGGCAACATGGGCTTCAACTACGAAATGCCCTTCGGCAACGGCTTCGTCTGGGGCCTGTCGGGCAACATGAAGTTCAAGTCGAAGTATTCACTCAGCGAGTTCATCCCCGACGCGACCCAGAAGGGTTATGTGCAGTTCGATGCAGCGATCCGCTTCGGTACCGATGATGGCCGCTGGACCTTCGCGGTGATCGGCAAGAACCTGACCAACGAATACGTTCTGGTCGGCGTCCGCGACGCGGCCAGCACCGGCGGCAACACGGGCACGGCCAATGCCTTCCGCTCGGATCTGACCGGTTATTCGCTACCGCCCCGGACGGTGAAGTTCGAGCTGACCTACCGCTACTAG
- a CDS encoding TetR/AcrR family transcriptional regulator produces the protein MARRKADSSDDTASTRGKILDAAERLFSIRGFDATTTREIAREAGVPLGLMSYHFGTKDDLYTEVIDRRAEQHVADILAAMAAVKQRAGDGQIDVRALVEAFFRPIVEKAMNGGPGWRSYIRLLSRTANESPTHPHVAAFRRIYNSVPQEFIRLLKERFPKAQPENIYWAHYVMSSAIIHMLVESRTLEQLSEGLCSASDLDTVAEKMAILFEAGITRLAEL, from the coding sequence ATGGCACGCCGAAAAGCAGACAGTTCGGACGATACCGCAAGCACGAGAGGCAAGATTCTCGATGCGGCCGAGCGGCTGTTCTCGATCCGGGGATTCGACGCCACGACGACGCGGGAGATTGCCCGCGAGGCTGGCGTCCCCCTTGGCCTGATGAGCTATCATTTCGGCACCAAGGACGACCTTTACACCGAGGTGATCGACCGCCGCGCCGAGCAGCACGTCGCAGACATCCTTGCCGCCATGGCCGCCGTCAAGCAGCGCGCCGGCGACGGTCAAATAGATGTGCGGGCGCTCGTCGAGGCCTTCTTCCGGCCGATCGTCGAGAAGGCGATGAACGGCGGCCCAGGATGGCGCTCCTATATCAGGCTGCTGTCGCGCACGGCGAACGAGTCGCCGACCCATCCGCATGTCGCGGCCTTCCGCAGAATTTACAATTCGGTGCCGCAGGAATTTATCCGCCTGCTGAAGGAGCGGTTCCCCAAGGCTCAGCCCGAGAACATCTATTGGGCTCATTACGTCATGAGTTCGGCGATCATCCACATGCTGGTCGAAAGCCGCACCCTGGAGCAGCTTTCCGAGGGACTTTGCTCGGCGTCCGACCTGGATACGGTCGCCGAGAAAATGGCCATATTGTTCGAGGCAGGGATCACCCGGCTGGCAGAATTGTGA
- a CDS encoding aromatic ring-hydroxylating dioxygenase subunit alpha translates to MSTTLNRVISGGANRIVPEEVRITGDRYTSREFMELELDHMWARVWNIGGRSSEIPETGDFVVHALGRDSILMVRQEDGSIRAFHNVCPHRGNRLTQAREGSVEAFTCSYHGWTFGPDGTLIKVQDEEDFPQGNPCGKLGLSQIPCEDYAGFIWYNMDEHAPSLGSFLGPVKAYFDTHQLQNMTRTFYRVTEVAFNWKALHDNFCESYHLPTAHPQLADYYDDDYQNTTFELFDGHHSLMKMKGCMPSVRGSDPTVVNETLAAEMRQWGLDPKSFEGRAQDVREAMQQHKRAIALEQGFEHWLQIEDSWLTDAYHFNLFPGTSITVSAIGASLQRCEPHPWDPNRSIYEHWHMTIKPNADGMVSSPIGMIPFKVAERDEFPYGEKTVGFTADQDLQVATGQQLGFQSRGFQGAYLSGQENRIQQFHNGIDRYIAEGKAQTDR, encoded by the coding sequence ATGTCGACGACGCTCAACAGGGTGATTTCCGGCGGAGCCAACCGCATCGTGCCGGAAGAGGTTCGCATCACCGGCGATCGCTATACTTCGCGCGAGTTCATGGAGCTCGAACTGGATCACATGTGGGCGCGGGTCTGGAACATTGGCGGCCGGTCATCGGAGATTCCCGAGACGGGCGACTTCGTCGTTCATGCGCTCGGCCGCGATTCGATCCTGATGGTGCGCCAGGAAGACGGCTCGATCCGCGCCTTCCACAATGTGTGCCCGCACCGGGGCAACCGCCTGACCCAGGCGCGCGAAGGCTCGGTCGAGGCCTTCACCTGTTCGTATCATGGCTGGACGTTCGGCCCTGACGGCACCTTGATCAAGGTCCAGGACGAGGAGGATTTCCCGCAGGGCAACCCGTGCGGCAAGCTCGGCCTGTCGCAGATTCCCTGCGAGGATTACGCCGGTTTCATCTGGTACAACATGGACGAGCACGCGCCGTCGCTGGGCAGCTTTCTCGGCCCGGTGAAAGCCTATTTCGACACCCACCAGCTGCAGAACATGACGCGGACCTTCTATCGGGTCACCGAGGTCGCGTTCAACTGGAAGGCACTGCACGACAATTTCTGTGAATCCTACCACCTGCCCACTGCCCATCCACAGCTCGCCGACTATTACGACGACGACTACCAGAACACCACGTTCGAGCTGTTCGACGGCCACCACAGCCTGATGAAGATGAAGGGTTGCATGCCCTCGGTGCGCGGCAGCGACCCGACCGTGGTCAACGAGACCCTGGCCGCCGAGATGCGTCAGTGGGGCCTTGATCCGAAGTCGTTCGAAGGCCGTGCCCAGGACGTGCGCGAGGCCATGCAGCAGCACAAGCGCGCCATTGCGCTCGAACAGGGTTTCGAACACTGGCTGCAGATCGAGGACAGCTGGCTGACCGATGCCTACCACTTCAACCTGTTCCCCGGCACGTCGATCACCGTGTCGGCGATCGGCGCCTCGCTGCAGCGCTGCGAGCCGCATCCCTGGGATCCGAACCGCAGCATCTACGAGCACTGGCACATGACCATCAAGCCGAACGCGGATGGCATGGTCTCCAGCCCCATCGGCATGATCCCCTTCAAGGTGGCCGAGCGCGATGAATTCCCCTACGGCGAGAAAACCGTGGGCTTCACCGCCGACCAGGATCTGCAGGTGGCGACCGGCCAGCAGCTCGGTTTCCAGTCGCGCGGTTTCCAGGGGGCCTATCTGTCGGGCCAGGAGAACCGCATCCAGCAGTTCCACAATGGCATCGATCGCTATATTGCCGAAGGCAAGGCGCAGACGGACCGCTAG
- a CDS encoding putative quinol monooxygenase, which produces MAEYTLMFRMRIHEGKVDKFLEIMRGITEHTRQEPGNLVFELRSDPRQPNTFIGFHSYADKAAFDLHYNADYHLGKSPDLRECMADIETIELGSVGYSAVLMNREAAGA; this is translated from the coding sequence ATGGCCGAATACACCCTGATGTTCCGTATGAGGATCCACGAGGGCAAGGTGGACAAGTTCCTCGAGATCATGCGCGGGATCACCGAGCATACCAGGCAGGAGCCGGGCAATCTGGTGTTCGAGCTGCGCAGTGACCCGCGTCAGCCCAACACGTTCATCGGCTTCCATTCCTATGCGGACAAGGCGGCGTTCGATCTTCACTACAACGCCGACTATCATCTGGGCAAAAGCCCCGATCTGCGCGAATGCATGGCCGACATCGAGACCATCGAACTGGGCAGCGTCGGTTATTCCGCCGTGTTGATGAACCGGGAGGCCGCCGGTGCATAA
- a CDS encoding MFS transporter, with translation MSTIPYPKSGYAWFVVGVLVLASLVSYVDRQVIALLVAPMKIDLGITDTQVGWLSSAFALFYAVAGLPLAWMADRFSRRRLIAAGIFLWSVMTVWCGLARGFWSLLAARIGVGVGEATLTPSAHSLIGDYFPREKIPLAVAVFQLSGTLGTGIAFTAGGLIVELVGTMPPVDAGILGILKPWQLVFICVGAPGVLVVLLMLLVREPVRRGVVKAYGGMDAGLSPLLAFYRANWRTLLAHHIGFGAVALAGFSFVFWTPTFFYRIHDVPAGRAGIYYGLYFLTFATAGTYFGAWIGGRMYRAGHKDWPMRGSLRWAWPMIPLGIAAPMVPWVEVAWLLYAPLMFFINVPFGMSYGALPVVVPNRLRAQVSAVYLMMGSAIGTGLGPVLTGAISDNLFPQPDGVRYSLMLMMAACAPVWLGLLWYARPHYARNLREAEELDLVVTTP, from the coding sequence GTGAGCACGATTCCCTATCCCAAATCCGGCTACGCCTGGTTCGTGGTCGGCGTTCTCGTGCTGGCGTCACTGGTCAGCTATGTCGACAGGCAGGTCATCGCGCTGCTGGTGGCTCCGATGAAGATCGACCTGGGAATCACCGACACCCAGGTCGGCTGGCTGTCCTCGGCGTTCGCCCTGTTCTATGCGGTCGCGGGCCTGCCGCTGGCGTGGATGGCCGACCGCTTCAGCCGGCGCCGGCTGATCGCCGCGGGCATTTTCCTGTGGAGCGTGATGACCGTCTGGTGCGGCCTGGCGCGTGGCTTCTGGAGCCTGCTGGCGGCCCGCATCGGCGTCGGCGTGGGTGAGGCAACGCTGACGCCGTCGGCCCATTCGCTGATCGGCGACTATTTTCCGCGAGAGAAGATTCCGCTCGCTGTCGCGGTGTTCCAGCTCAGCGGCACGCTGGGAACGGGCATTGCGTTCACTGCCGGCGGGCTGATCGTCGAACTGGTGGGGACGATGCCGCCGGTCGATGCCGGAATCCTGGGCATACTCAAGCCCTGGCAGTTGGTGTTCATCTGCGTCGGCGCGCCGGGCGTGCTGGTCGTGCTGCTGATGCTGCTGGTCCGCGAGCCGGTGCGCCGCGGCGTGGTGAAGGCGTATGGCGGCATGGATGCAGGCCTGAGCCCGCTGCTCGCATTCTACCGCGCCAACTGGCGGACGCTGCTCGCTCACCACATCGGCTTCGGCGCCGTCGCTCTGGCCGGGTTTTCGTTCGTCTTCTGGACGCCCACCTTCTTCTACCGCATCCACGACGTTCCGGCGGGCCGCGCCGGCATCTATTACGGCCTGTATTTCCTGACCTTCGCCACGGCCGGCACCTATTTCGGCGCCTGGATCGGCGGCCGCATGTACCGCGCGGGGCACAAGGATTGGCCCATGCGCGGCAGCCTGAGATGGGCCTGGCCCATGATCCCGCTGGGCATCGCGGCGCCCATGGTGCCCTGGGTCGAGGTCGCCTGGCTGCTCTATGCGCCGTTGATGTTCTTCATCAATGTGCCGTTCGGCATGTCCTATGGCGCGCTGCCGGTGGTGGTGCCCAACCGCCTGCGCGCCCAGGTGTCGGCGGTTTACCTGATGATGGGCTCGGCCATCGGCACCGGGCTGGGACCGGTGCTGACCGGCGCGATCAGCGACAACCTGTTTCCGCAACCCGACGGCGTCCGCTATTCGCTGATGCTGATGATGGCGGCCTGCGCGCCCGTCTGGCTGGGCCTGCTGTGGTATGCGCGCCCCCATTACGCACGCAACCTGCGCGAGGCCGAGGAACTGGACCTAGTGGTGACCACGCCCTGA
- a CDS encoding TetR/AcrR family transcriptional regulator, producing MARKSRAATLSDESQAAGAPTAKERIVDAAEMLFAQQGYEGTTTRAIALKAGVPLGLMSYYFGTKGELYSEVIMRRSAEHAADIAASLRAVAARGKQASIADMVTAFVMPVVRRAIEGGPGWAAYVKLLSLAANTPGSEPHTKTFAREYARVVEDFIGMLRQKMPGAAEEDVYWGFYILNSAFIHILVENGSIDRLSGGRCRASDLETVAKKLALVFDAGIARLAKG from the coding sequence ATGGCAAGGAAATCGAGAGCAGCCACCCTTTCCGATGAGTCGCAGGCGGCGGGAGCCCCCACCGCCAAGGAGCGGATTGTCGACGCCGCCGAGATGTTGTTCGCGCAGCAGGGCTACGAGGGCACCACCACACGCGCCATCGCGCTGAAGGCCGGCGTCCCGCTGGGGCTGATGAGCTATTATTTCGGCACCAAGGGTGAACTCTATTCGGAAGTCATCATGCGCCGCTCGGCCGAACATGCGGCCGATATTGCAGCCTCGCTGCGGGCGGTGGCGGCACGCGGCAAGCAGGCGAGCATCGCCGACATGGTGACGGCCTTCGTCATGCCGGTGGTGCGGCGGGCGATCGAGGGCGGGCCGGGCTGGGCGGCCTATGTGAAGCTGTTGTCGCTGGCGGCCAATACGCCCGGTTCCGAGCCGCACACCAAGACCTTTGCCCGCGAATACGCCCGCGTCGTCGAGGACTTCATCGGCATGCTGCGCCAGAAGATGCCGGGCGCCGCCGAGGAGGACGTCTACTGGGGCTTCTACATCCTCAATTCCGCGTTCATCCACATCCTGGTGGAGAACGGCAGCATCGACCGCCTGTCGGGCGGCCGGTGCAGGGCCTCGGACCTGGAAACGGTGGCAAAGAAGCTGGCGCTTGTTTTCGACGCGGGTATCGCCCGGCTGGCGAAAGGCTAG
- a CDS encoding aromatic ring-hydroxylating dioxygenase subunit alpha, producing MDGVDLMDAGDLPLGKTLGLTLRGDTISSEEYTSADFMQREMDMVWAKVWNVGGLASEIPEPGDYITHQLGKESILMVRQDDGAVKAFFNVCQHRGNRLVYGDDGSADLFTCVYHGWQFARDGELVNVQDPEDFREGNPCGKLNLVGMPCEVWAGFIWYNMDPDCRPLAEFLGPVVDELAPYRIEGMTRVFYRVTEAPFNYKCIHDNFCESYHLPTLHPQIGSFVDDDYRNTAFMMYPQGHNLMKMKGALPSMREAGGIGDSLAAEMREWDLDPADFASRPREARGALQRQKRALGPLRDLPHFAELEDGQLTDAHHFNIFPGTTMTMSGPMMLGFQRAEPHPTDPNKCIFEHWRLAHPAPDGRDVVNSTGVFAFRVAEREVIPFGQGSMGSVSDQDLYACSGQQLGFQSRGFRRMYLAGQEDRVQQFHEMLHDYMDDRRP from the coding sequence ATGGACGGAGTGGACCTGATGGACGCCGGCGATCTGCCGCTGGGCAAGACCCTCGGCCTGACGCTGCGCGGCGACACGATCAGCAGCGAGGAATATACCTCGGCGGACTTCATGCAGCGCGAGATGGACATGGTCTGGGCCAAGGTCTGGAACGTGGGTGGTCTGGCATCTGAAATCCCCGAGCCGGGTGACTACATCACCCACCAGCTGGGCAAGGAATCGATCCTGATGGTCCGCCAGGACGATGGAGCAGTGAAGGCGTTCTTCAACGTGTGCCAGCACCGCGGCAACCGGCTGGTCTATGGCGACGACGGTTCGGCGGACCTGTTCACCTGCGTCTATCACGGCTGGCAATTCGCCCGCGACGGCGAATTGGTCAACGTCCAGGACCCGGAGGACTTCCGCGAGGGCAATCCATGCGGCAAACTCAACCTGGTCGGGATGCCCTGCGAGGTCTGGGCCGGTTTCATCTGGTACAACATGGACCCGGACTGCCGCCCGCTGGCAGAATTCCTCGGGCCGGTGGTCGATGAACTGGCGCCCTACCGGATCGAGGGCATGACGCGGGTGTTCTACCGGGTCACCGAAGCGCCGTTCAACTACAAGTGCATCCACGACAATTTCTGCGAATCCTACCACCTGCCCACCTTGCACCCGCAGATCGGCAGCTTCGTCGATGACGACTACCGGAACACCGCCTTCATGATGTACCCGCAGGGCCATAACCTGATGAAGATGAAGGGCGCGCTGCCGTCCATGCGCGAGGCGGGCGGCATCGGCGACAGCCTGGCCGCCGAGATGCGCGAATGGGATCTGGACCCGGCCGACTTCGCAAGCCGGCCGCGGGAGGCGCGCGGTGCGCTACAGCGCCAGAAACGGGCGCTGGGCCCGTTGCGCGACCTGCCGCATTTCGCCGAACTGGAAGACGGCCAGTTGACCGACGCCCATCATTTCAACATCTTCCCGGGTACGACCATGACCATGTCTGGTCCGATGATGCTGGGCTTCCAGCGGGCCGAACCCCATCCGACCGATCCCAACAAGTGCATCTTCGAGCACTGGCGGCTTGCCCATCCTGCGCCGGATGGCCGCGACGTGGTGAATTCGACCGGCGTCTTCGCGTTCAGAGTCGCCGAGCGCGAGGTGATCCCCTTCGGTCAGGGCAGCATGGGCAGTGTGTCGGACCAGGACCTGTATGCCTGCTCGGGCCAGCAACTGGGATTCCAGTCGCGCGGGTTCCGGCGCATGTACCTGGCCGGGCAGGAAGACCGGGTACAGCAGTTCCACGAAATGCTGCACGATTACATGGACGACCGGCGGCCCTAG